In one Epinephelus moara isolate mb chromosome 6, YSFRI_EMoa_1.0, whole genome shotgun sequence genomic region, the following are encoded:
- the cited4b gene encoding cbp/p300-interacting transactivator 4b, whose translation MADHLMMPMNHSSAGASLHGYRMGMNGGLQAGHQQHANQQGMRALPNGQMMHYGGAQANMETAMRQRQGMVGGPMNGQLNGAQMGHHQMTSGNMMYNGQPQQQQQHHPQQQHHMHPQQHQQQHQQQAQHPQQQQQQQQQFMSGGLTSQQLMASMQLQKLNTQYHGHPLGPMGGNHMGPTTQYRMNPAQLANMQHMAGPALALNGMDADMIDEEVLTSLVMELGLDRVQELPELFLGQNEFDFISDFVSKQQPSTVSC comes from the coding sequence ATGGCAGACCATCTGATGATGCCCATGAATCACAGCTCAGCGGGCGCCAGTCTCCACGGTTACAGGATGGGCATGAATGGCGGCCTGCAGGCAGGTCACCAGCAGCATGCCAACCAGCAGGGCATGCGGGCGCTGCCCAACGGCCAGATGATGCACTACGGTGGCGCCCAGGCCAACATGGAGACGGCCATGAGGCAGCGGCAGGGCATGGTGGGCGGACCCATGAATGGACAGCTGAACGGGGCCCAGATGGGTCACCACCAGATGACCTCTGGTAACATGATGTACAACGGCCagccccagcagcagcagcagcatcaccctcagcagcagcatcacatGCACCCACAGCAGCACCAACAACAGCACCAGCAACAAGCCCAGcacccacagcagcagcagcagcaacaacaacagttcATGAGTGGAGGGTTAACGTCCCAGCAGCTTATGGCCAGCATGCAGCTGCAGAAACTCAACACCCAGTACCATGGACACCCACTGGGGCCTATGGGTGGGAACCACATGGGGCCCACCACCCAGTACCGCATGAACCCGGCCCAGTTGGCTAACATGCAACACATGGCCGGGCCGGCGCTGGCCCTGAACGGCATGGACGCAGATATGATTGACGAGGAGGTTCTGACCTCGCTGGTTATGGAGCTGGGCTTAGACCGGGTCCAGGAGCTGCCAGAACTCTTCCTGGGCCAGAATGAGTTTGACTTCATCTCAGACTTTGTCAGCAAACAGCAGCCCAGCACTGTTAGTTGCTGA